In one window of Cellulophaga sp. HaHa_2_95 DNA:
- a CDS encoding sulfatase-like hydrolase/transferase: MKISGLFFKFIGLFFILNVSTSCFGQRKKSIPNVLVIYTDDHRYSGIHALGGMEVQTPNMDALAKNGVVFTNTYLMGAFTGATCVASRAMLLTGTNVFQLQGAGHTIPEKNTTIGETFKNVGYITHIIGKWHQDGASLKRSFTSGDKIMGKGVYLVDHFRMPFYDWDKAGEFKKEDAYLLVYDEQGKIVKAPIPNDAQRGPTGTEKNGPHTSEVFANEAASYFKSYKSEKPFLMYLAFHAPHDPRQAPQTFKDLYDIDNIQLPPSFMVQHPFDNGHMFLRDEQLAPWPRTPLVAKKQLADYYAIITHLDAQIGKVITALKESGQYENTLIVLSGDSGLAVGNHGLMGKQNIYDEDGVHVPLIFSGNLIKNKGARYDGFAYIHDIFPTICDFTNVEAPNTVSGKSLVPIIDNEVTAVRDYTYHAYRQFQRAYRKGDYKLIEYVRAKDFSKKDGETEAGSKVTQLFHIKTDPWETQNLSFFPEHRALLTLMRNEMKVKAMELGDKKENIKGEKYDFWDFY; the protein is encoded by the coding sequence ATGAAAATATCAGGTCTATTTTTTAAATTCATAGGGTTATTTTTTATCCTTAATGTATCCACCTCTTGTTTTGGACAAAGAAAAAAAAGTATACCCAATGTCTTGGTCATTTATACGGATGACCATCGATATTCAGGCATTCATGCATTAGGAGGCATGGAGGTTCAAACTCCAAATATGGATGCTTTAGCTAAAAACGGAGTGGTATTCACTAATACGTACTTAATGGGTGCTTTTACAGGAGCTACCTGCGTAGCTAGTAGAGCTATGCTTTTAACAGGAACCAACGTATTTCAATTACAAGGGGCCGGTCATACTATTCCAGAAAAAAATACGACCATTGGCGAAACTTTTAAAAATGTAGGATACATTACCCATATTATTGGAAAATGGCATCAAGACGGTGCTTCTTTAAAGCGAAGTTTTACCTCTGGTGATAAGATAATGGGCAAGGGAGTTTACCTCGTAGATCATTTTAGAATGCCTTTCTACGATTGGGATAAAGCCGGTGAATTTAAAAAAGAAGATGCTTATTTATTAGTGTATGATGAGCAAGGAAAAATAGTCAAAGCACCAATTCCCAATGATGCTCAAAGAGGACCTACAGGAACAGAAAAAAATGGCCCACATACTTCTGAGGTTTTTGCTAATGAAGCCGCTTCATATTTTAAATCCTATAAGAGCGAAAAACCATTCCTAATGTATTTGGCTTTTCATGCCCCACATGATCCGCGCCAAGCACCACAAACTTTTAAAGACCTTTATGATATTGATAACATTCAATTACCACCCTCTTTTATGGTACAACATCCGTTTGATAACGGCCATATGTTTTTACGGGATGAACAATTGGCTCCTTGGCCAAGAACTCCACTGGTCGCCAAAAAACAGCTAGCAGATTATTACGCCATTATTACCCATTTAGATGCACAAATAGGCAAAGTTATTACGGCATTAAAAGAAAGTGGACAGTATGAAAATACTCTTATAGTTTTATCTGGAGACAGTGGCTTGGCAGTCGGCAACCATGGGTTGATGGGAAAGCAGAATATTTATGATGAAGATGGTGTTCATGTGCCGCTAATATTTTCCGGTAACCTCATCAAGAATAAAGGAGCGCGTTATGATGGTTTTGCCTATATCCATGATATTTTCCCAACTATCTGCGATTTCACCAATGTAGAAGCTCCAAATACGGTTTCGGGTAAAAGTCTAGTACCGATTATAGATAATGAAGTTACAGCTGTTAGAGATTACACCTACCATGCTTACCGACAGTTTCAAAGAGCCTACAGAAAAGGTGATTATAAATTGATAGAGTATGTACGTGCTAAAGATTTTTCTAAAAAGGATGGCGAGACAGAAGCAGGCTCAAAAGTTACACAGTTATTTCATATTAAAACAGACCCATGGGAAACACAAAACTTATCTTTCTTTCCTGAACACAGAGCTCTGCTTACTCTAATGCGTAACGAAATGAAAGTTAAGGCAATGGAATTAGGTGATAAAAAAGAAAATATTAAAGGTGAAAAATATGACTTTTGGGATTTTTATTAA
- a CDS encoding alpha-L-fucosidase: MKKHSILVLVLIGILGTTNISQAQENSAIAPGPFKATDASLKTYQFPDWFRDAKFGIWSHWGPQAVPRQGDWYAKKMYQEGSDVYKYHLEHYGHPSEFGFKDIIPLWKAERFNPEALMALYKKAGAKYFVSMGTHHDNFFLWDSKIHDWNSLKMGPKKDIVGLWQEAAKKEGLKFGISEHLGASYTWFQPSHGADKNGAYKGVSYDGSNPDYQELYHQKTAEGDTEWMTTNKEMQKEWLASINEVVNKYQPDLLYSDSKMPFGDIGRSMIANFYNTNVTANNGVLEAIYNCKEPSNGKWVQDMERGVMDEINPHPWQTDTSIGDWYYRTGQEYKTATYTIQMLCDIVSKNGNLLINIVQTPEGDVEPDLLHTLEEIGDWIAINGEGIYGTRPWKVFGERPAKAITVKTAKFNEKNITYGEDDIRFTKKGDHLMYAFCLEQPTKDIAIKSLGKSAKLNTQKIRSITLLGSDEVLEWKVKKEALIIKKPKKLPDFHVIGLRIEFE; encoded by the coding sequence ATGAAAAAACATTCCATTTTAGTACTAGTTCTTATCGGTATATTAGGAACAACGAATATTAGCCAAGCTCAAGAAAATTCGGCTATAGCACCAGGCCCCTTTAAAGCAACCGATGCTTCCTTAAAAACATATCAGTTTCCAGATTGGTTTCGAGATGCAAAATTTGGCATATGGTCACACTGGGGGCCTCAAGCGGTGCCAAGGCAAGGAGATTGGTATGCGAAGAAAATGTACCAAGAAGGTAGTGATGTTTATAAATATCACCTAGAGCACTACGGGCACCCATCAGAATTTGGGTTCAAAGATATTATTCCTTTATGGAAAGCAGAAAGGTTTAATCCAGAGGCTTTAATGGCGTTATATAAGAAAGCAGGGGCCAAGTACTTTGTGAGTATGGGGACACATCACGATAATTTCTTCTTGTGGGATTCTAAAATTCACGATTGGAATTCTTTAAAAATGGGGCCTAAGAAAGATATTGTTGGCCTTTGGCAAGAAGCAGCAAAAAAGGAAGGTTTAAAATTTGGTATTTCCGAGCATTTAGGGGCGAGCTATACTTGGTTTCAACCTAGTCACGGAGCAGATAAAAATGGAGCGTATAAAGGAGTTTCTTATGATGGCTCAAATCCTGATTATCAAGAGCTATACCACCAAAAAACAGCTGAAGGAGATACGGAATGGATGACTACGAACAAAGAGATGCAGAAAGAGTGGTTAGCGAGTATTAATGAAGTAGTAAATAAGTATCAACCAGATTTACTCTATTCAGACAGTAAAATGCCTTTTGGAGACATTGGTCGTAGCATGATTGCTAATTTTTACAATACAAATGTAACGGCTAATAATGGTGTTTTAGAGGCGATTTACAACTGTAAAGAGCCTTCTAATGGCAAGTGGGTGCAAGATATGGAACGTGGGGTAATGGATGAGATTAATCCGCATCCATGGCAAACAGATACTTCTATTGGCGATTGGTATTACAGAACTGGCCAAGAATATAAAACAGCGACTTATACCATTCAGATGCTTTGTGATATTGTAAGTAAAAATGGAAACTTACTAATCAATATTGTTCAAACCCCTGAAGGCGATGTAGAACCAGATTTATTACATACTTTAGAAGAAATTGGGGATTGGATTGCCATTAATGGCGAAGGTATTTACGGCACACGCCCGTGGAAAGTTTTTGGAGAACGACCAGCAAAAGCAATAACCGTAAAAACAGCGAAGTTTAACGAAAAGAACATTACTTATGGTGAAGATGATATCCGTTTTACCAAAAAGGGAGATCATTTAATGTATGCATTTTGCTTAGAACAGCCCACGAAAGATATCGCTATAAAATCGCTTGGAAAATCGGCTAAGCTGAATACACAAAAGATACGTTCTATTACCCTGCTAGGAAGTGATGAAGTCTTAGAATGGAAGGTAAAGAAAGAAGCATTGATTATTAAGAAACCAAAAAAGCTACCTGACTTCCATGTAATCGGACTGAGAATTGAATTTGAGTAG
- a CDS encoding alpha-L-fucosidase, which translates to MIKFNLTLCLSLALSLSYGQKENASATKDVKHFEETWESLEKVNASPTWFQDAKFGIYAHWGPVSSAFEGSDPEKFYAGWHGMKMYEDGKKVPTKNGKPTTNFLHHSKKYGDPAKHGYKQIIEQFNPTAFDAKEWADLFFKSGAKFAGPVAMHHDNFAMWDSKSTRWNSKNYGGIDPSAALKKEIEATGLKFMASFHQAFTWKYFAPAHQYGGVAPKDYDLYTNPHSLESDTPDEQFYADWWAKIKEYMDVYQPDLIWFDWWLENMTEESRLQFLAYYYNKGIEWNKEVVVSYKESTFPESVAVKDYERGRPNQPKSPTWLTDTSPGAWFYRPNAKFKTPNELVDILVDIVSKNGLMLLNVPPNPDGSIPQEMKDLLIEMGGWLAINGEAIYGTRPWTIFGEGPTRLPEGGHKVEKFKIEYKNTDIRFTKKSDKEFYVIVLDTPKEELIVASLSTQIGVLNSKIEHISLLGSDEKIKWTRDERGLVLQAPKEVPTKYAHAYKIQLEGYVENNIGGNVDAHVE; encoded by the coding sequence ATGATAAAATTTAATTTAACACTTTGCCTATCACTGGCCCTTTCGCTTAGTTATGGACAAAAAGAAAACGCTTCAGCTACAAAAGATGTTAAACATTTTGAAGAAACCTGGGAATCTCTTGAAAAGGTAAATGCATCACCTACCTGGTTCCAAGATGCTAAATTCGGAATTTATGCACACTGGGGTCCAGTATCTTCTGCTTTTGAAGGATCAGATCCTGAGAAATTTTATGCAGGTTGGCATGGAATGAAAATGTATGAAGATGGTAAAAAAGTTCCTACCAAGAACGGGAAGCCTACAACGAACTTTCTACATCACTCTAAGAAATATGGTGACCCTGCAAAGCATGGTTACAAACAGATCATAGAACAATTCAACCCTACGGCATTTGATGCAAAAGAATGGGCAGATTTATTTTTTAAATCGGGGGCTAAATTTGCAGGACCGGTTGCTATGCATCATGATAACTTTGCCATGTGGGATAGTAAGAGTACTAGGTGGAATTCAAAAAATTACGGTGGTATTGACCCTTCGGCAGCATTAAAGAAAGAGATTGAAGCTACAGGTTTAAAATTTATGGCCTCTTTTCACCAAGCATTTACATGGAAATATTTTGCTCCAGCACACCAATATGGTGGGGTAGCCCCTAAAGATTATGACTTGTATACCAACCCACATTCTTTAGAATCTGATACGCCAGATGAACAATTCTATGCAGACTGGTGGGCAAAGATTAAAGAATATATGGATGTGTATCAACCAGATTTAATTTGGTTTGATTGGTGGCTAGAAAATATGACGGAGGAGTCTAGACTACAATTTTTAGCCTATTATTATAATAAAGGAATAGAATGGAATAAAGAAGTTGTAGTTTCTTATAAAGAGTCTACGTTTCCAGAAAGTGTAGCGGTTAAAGATTACGAACGTGGCAGGCCCAACCAACCAAAATCACCAACCTGGTTAACAGACACTTCTCCGGGTGCTTGGTTTTACAGACCAAATGCAAAATTTAAAACGCCAAATGAACTTGTAGATATTTTAGTAGACATTGTTTCAAAAAACGGATTGATGCTATTAAATGTACCACCTAATCCAGATGGTTCTATTCCGCAGGAAATGAAAGATCTATTAATTGAAATGGGCGGATGGTTGGCCATTAATGGAGAAGCCATCTATGGAACAAGACCTTGGACAATATTTGGTGAAGGACCAACAAGGTTACCTGAAGGAGGACATAAAGTAGAGAAATTTAAGATTGAGTATAAGAATACCGATATCAGATTTACTAAAAAATCGGATAAAGAGTTTTATGTAATTGTATTGGATACCCCAAAAGAGGAACTCATCGTAGCATCATTATCTACGCAAATAGGAGTTCTAAATTCAAAAATAGAACATATTTCTCTTTTAGGGAGTGATGAGAAAATAAAGTGGACAAGAGATGAGCGTGGTTTAGTGCTACAAGCGCCTAAGGAAGTACCTACAAAATATGCGCACGCTTATAAAATTCAATTAGAAGGGTATGTAGAGAACAACATTGGAGGCAATGTAGATGCTCATGTAGAATAA
- a CDS encoding arylsulfatase has translation MKKLLVTACFMGISALLTAQQKPNVIVVLADDIGIGDVSYYRKMHSDAIIVETPTLDQLAKEGMVFTDAHSPAALCAPSRYAIMTGNNCYRSYAPWGVWGAYQPSPIGLDQLTLGKLMKNAGYQTAFLGKWGFGMDFFRKDDPTKIYVAPRKHVELDVDIRQIAGRGPVQNGFDYSLTFPAGIQNVPYAVYENEKWMPLTPNSEIGYISQENMTKLGVKLDKDEGLGDTAWDPHNMGPLLVNKAVDFIENSTEDQPFFMYYCSLAVHLPHTPTNELNGIKIAETTPSHHLDLVKELDVQMAMLIETLKKKGIYENTIILFTSDNGGLLRKETISSGHQSNDIYRGGKNQAYEGGQRVPFIASWPGKIKAGTRSKVPVLGLDILGTLAAITKQEIAENQAYDSANLLPILLGENSKEVHPYLMNQSGTGREVMIVEDGYKLIIAFDKKDKTDTTRKPIALFNLKENSVENERQNLIHNPNYKSKVKHLFSTYNETRAAGTKTKI, from the coding sequence ATGAAAAAGCTTTTAGTTACCGCTTGTTTTATGGGTATTTCTGCATTATTAACTGCGCAACAAAAACCAAATGTGATTGTGGTTTTGGCAGATGATATAGGTATAGGAGATGTTTCTTATTACCGAAAGATGCATTCTGATGCGATAATAGTAGAAACACCCACTTTAGACCAATTGGCAAAAGAAGGGATGGTTTTTACGGATGCTCATTCACCTGCAGCGCTTTGCGCTCCTTCAAGATATGCAATCATGACGGGTAATAATTGCTACCGTAGTTATGCACCATGGGGGGTTTGGGGCGCGTACCAACCATCGCCAATTGGCCTAGATCAATTGACCTTAGGTAAGTTGATGAAAAACGCAGGTTACCAAACGGCTTTCTTAGGTAAATGGGGATTTGGAATGGATTTTTTTAGAAAAGATGATCCCACGAAAATTTATGTAGCTCCTAGAAAACATGTAGAACTTGATGTAGACATTCGTCAGATTGCAGGAAGAGGACCTGTTCAGAACGGATTTGATTACAGCTTAACATTTCCTGCTGGGATTCAAAATGTTCCCTATGCGGTATATGAGAATGAAAAATGGATGCCATTAACACCAAATTCAGAAATAGGATATATCTCTCAAGAAAATATGACCAAACTTGGGGTTAAATTAGATAAGGATGAAGGTTTGGGAGATACCGCTTGGGATCCGCACAATATGGGACCTTTACTGGTAAATAAAGCTGTAGATTTTATCGAGAACAGCACAGAAGACCAACCCTTCTTTATGTATTATTGCTCTCTTGCAGTGCATTTGCCGCATACGCCGACCAACGAACTTAATGGTATAAAAATAGCAGAAACAACACCTTCTCATCACCTAGATCTTGTAAAAGAATTGGATGTGCAGATGGCTATGTTAATAGAAACACTTAAGAAGAAAGGAATTTACGAGAATACGATTATTCTATTTACTTCTGATAACGGGGGCCTACTCCGTAAAGAAACCATTAGTTCTGGGCACCAATCCAATGATATTTATAGAGGAGGTAAAAATCAAGCTTATGAAGGTGGACAAAGAGTACCCTTTATTGCATCATGGCCTGGGAAAATTAAAGCAGGAACTAGGTCTAAAGTACCCGTTTTAGGATTAGACATTTTAGGAACGCTTGCCGCAATTACAAAGCAAGAAATTGCAGAAAACCAAGCATATGATTCCGCTAATTTATTACCTATTCTATTAGGTGAAAATTCAAAAGAAGTTCACCCATATTTAATGAATCAATCTGGTACAGGTAGAGAGGTTATGATTGTAGAAGATGGGTATAAATTAATTATAGCTTTTGATAAAAAGGATAAAACAGATACTACTAGAAAACCAATAGCACTATTCAATTTGAAAGAGAATAGTGTGGAGAACGAGCGTCAAAATTTGATTCATAATCCTAACTATAAATCAAAAGTTAAGCATTTGTTTTCTACATATAATGAAACAAGAGCAGCGGGAACAAAGACAAAAATATAG
- a CDS encoding glycosyl hydrolase: MRIFTDIAFLLVSSIFYGQTPEVSKDKKWVLVPELSDEFDQDILDTTKWQKEPIGNDWVWDGRPPALFKASNVAVKDGKLNVTVGKLDQPVTTKGKIFTHQGGIVRSLNPGKVGYYYEAKMKANKTVMSSTFWLMSKYDCEQKLELDIQECVGRTTDKTEVWAQKWDQIFHANAIHRKTTCNPEAKRVQQQFTPETKNHERFYVYGAWWKSDTEILFYLDGTYTYTLNPTVAWNMPAYIHMAIETYDWNPIPDDGGLVTHGTLEERTTQYEWVRTWELK, from the coding sequence ATGAGAATTTTCACAGATATAGCTTTTCTTTTGGTGAGTAGTATTTTTTATGGCCAAACTCCCGAGGTCTCGAAAGATAAAAAATGGGTGTTAGTGCCAGAATTGTCTGATGAATTTGATCAAGATATTCTAGATACAACCAAATGGCAAAAAGAGCCTATTGGCAATGATTGGGTATGGGATGGTAGGCCACCCGCACTATTTAAAGCCAGTAATGTTGCTGTAAAAGATGGGAAGTTAAATGTTACGGTAGGCAAATTAGATCAACCAGTCACTACGAAAGGTAAAATATTCACCCATCAAGGAGGTATCGTTAGATCTTTGAATCCTGGAAAAGTTGGGTATTATTATGAGGCTAAGATGAAAGCTAATAAAACAGTTATGTCTTCTACTTTTTGGTTGATGAGTAAGTATGATTGTGAGCAAAAATTAGAATTAGACATTCAAGAATGTGTGGGCAGAACTACTGATAAAACAGAAGTTTGGGCACAAAAATGGGATCAAATTTTTCATGCAAATGCCATACACCGTAAAACTACTTGCAACCCTGAAGCTAAAAGGGTCCAGCAGCAATTTACACCAGAAACAAAAAACCATGAACGCTTCTATGTCTATGGTGCTTGGTGGAAATCCGATACAGAAATTTTATTTTATCTAGATGGTACATATACCTACACTTTAAACCCTACTGTAGCTTGGAATATGCCTGCATATATTCATATGGCTATAGAGACATATGATTGGAATCCTATTCCTGATGATGGAGGTTTAGTAACGCATGGTACTTTGGAAGAACGTACGACCCAATATGAATGGGTTAGAACATGGGAGTTAAAATAG
- a CDS encoding DUF1080 domain-containing protein — MMKFRNSHYSKIPVYTLSTLLLIMVGCKSSADVIAVPEKNTLTTNMFEENLSNWEVWIGAVHTSVDLDVDKFDNVQTGKPLGLHNDLKNVFSVQEENGEAIVKITGEIYGGLTTKKEYGNYHLSVQFKWGDKKWEPRLTTKKDSGILYHAKGPHGAFWNVWMASAEFQVQEGDCGDFIALGDVYGDVPSDKNMRTNGKPYFIYNPKGSLTPLKWGADFESGQASKATLHEKPHGEWNTLEIYCLGNESLHVVNGFVVNNVKNIRYDLDGKTYPVTKGKIQIQSEAAEVYYKDLTLTPITAFPEKFKGL; from the coding sequence ATGATGAAATTTAGAAATTCACACTATTCGAAGATACCCGTTTACACGCTAAGCACTCTATTACTTATTATGGTAGGGTGTAAAAGTTCTGCAGATGTCATAGCCGTACCAGAGAAGAATACTCTAACAACAAATATGTTTGAGGAAAATCTATCTAACTGGGAAGTTTGGATAGGGGCGGTTCATACTTCTGTAGATTTAGACGTAGATAAGTTTGATAATGTTCAAACGGGCAAACCTTTAGGATTGCATAATGATTTAAAAAATGTCTTTTCGGTACAAGAGGAAAACGGAGAAGCTATCGTAAAAATAACAGGAGAAATTTATGGAGGATTAACGACGAAAAAAGAATATGGTAACTATCATCTATCAGTACAATTTAAATGGGGGGATAAGAAATGGGAACCAAGATTAACTACAAAAAAAGATAGTGGTATCCTCTATCATGCTAAAGGTCCCCATGGTGCTTTTTGGAATGTGTGGATGGCTAGTGCTGAATTTCAAGTTCAGGAAGGAGATTGTGGAGATTTCATTGCTTTGGGTGATGTCTACGGGGATGTCCCTTCGGATAAAAATATGAGAACTAATGGTAAGCCTTATTTTATTTATAATCCAAAAGGATCCTTAACGCCTTTAAAATGGGGAGCAGATTTTGAATCGGGACAAGCTAGTAAAGCCACTTTACATGAAAAGCCACATGGAGAATGGAATACTTTAGAGATATATTGCTTAGGAAATGAAAGTCTTCATGTCGTAAATGGTTTTGTAGTGAACAACGTAAAGAATATTCGGTATGATTTGGATGGGAAAACATACCCGGTTACTAAAGGTAAGATTCAAATACAATCAGAGGCGGCAGAAGTATACTACAAAGATTTAACACTAACACCTATTACTGCGTTTCCAGAGAAATTTAAAGGTTTATAA
- a CDS encoding alpha-L-fucosidase, which yields MNLKRYMLFAILVCSLAISSCADKKEKKETVEQEKPVYEANWESIKANYKDPTWFNEKKFGIFIHWGAYSVPAYSSEWYPRKMYMDTATFSAQLKLGEKGPSDVFLHHKENWGDPKTFGYKDFIPMFKGEKFDASEWINIFEKAGAKYVIPVAEHHDGFAMYKSNVTRWNSVDMGPKKDILGELFKAGRDKGMIMGASSHFAFNWSFYNKKDKFDTTDPEYSDLYSTKGKDLTQPVSEEFKELWWARTKDIIDNYQPDILWFDFYLDIPDFADQRPKLAAYYYNKGIEWGKEVVLQDKNFSHEAFPEGTVIYDLERGKLPGIRKLPWQTDTSIGKNSWSHVTNWESKNANEIVDDLIDIVSKNGNLLLNVGPKADGTIPEDQQAILFQIGDWLKINGDAIYDTTYWKTFGEGPTEVKKGHHSEGDNEGLSSKDIRFTTKDNKLFAIVLDWPEDGIVTIESLAKNSEYVKDLKITNAKVLGSPDKIKWSQEADGLKVTMPTEKPGDFAYVIQFDF from the coding sequence ATGAATTTAAAAAGATATATGTTGTTTGCCATTCTGGTTTGTTCGTTGGCAATTTCTTCCTGTGCTGATAAAAAGGAAAAAAAAGAAACTGTAGAGCAAGAGAAGCCTGTATATGAAGCAAACTGGGAATCTATAAAAGCAAATTATAAAGACCCAACATGGTTTAATGAAAAAAAGTTTGGAATTTTTATCCACTGGGGAGCATACAGTGTTCCTGCTTATAGTTCAGAATGGTATCCTCGAAAAATGTATATGGATACAGCTACATTTTCTGCGCAATTAAAATTAGGAGAAAAGGGTCCCTCAGATGTTTTTTTACATCACAAAGAAAATTGGGGAGATCCAAAAACGTTTGGATATAAAGATTTTATTCCAATGTTTAAAGGTGAAAAATTCGACGCCAGTGAGTGGATCAACATCTTTGAGAAAGCTGGTGCAAAGTACGTGATTCCTGTGGCAGAACATCACGATGGTTTTGCTATGTATAAATCAAATGTGACCCGTTGGAACTCGGTAGATATGGGGCCTAAAAAAGATATTTTAGGCGAATTATTTAAAGCAGGTAGAGATAAAGGTATGATCATGGGAGCTTCTTCTCACTTTGCCTTCAACTGGTCTTTCTATAATAAAAAAGACAAATTTGATACGACAGACCCAGAATATTCAGATTTGTATTCTACCAAGGGTAAAGATTTAACGCAACCTGTATCTGAAGAATTTAAGGAGCTTTGGTGGGCAAGAACAAAAGATATTATAGATAACTATCAACCAGATATTTTATGGTTCGATTTTTATTTAGATATCCCTGATTTTGCAGATCAACGCCCTAAATTAGCCGCCTATTATTACAATAAAGGTATTGAATGGGGAAAAGAAGTGGTGTTGCAGGATAAAAACTTCTCTCATGAAGCATTTCCAGAAGGAACAGTTATCTATGATTTAGAACGAGGTAAGCTACCTGGAATTAGAAAACTGCCATGGCAAACGGATACCTCAATAGGTAAAAACTCTTGGAGTCATGTAACTAATTGGGAATCTAAGAACGCCAATGAAATTGTAGATGATTTAATTGATATTGTTAGTAAGAATGGAAATCTATTACTGAATGTAGGTCCAAAAGCTGATGGTACTATTCCAGAAGATCAGCAAGCTATATTATTTCAAATTGGCGATTGGTTAAAAATTAATGGCGATGCAATATATGATACTACCTACTGGAAAACTTTTGGTGAAGGTCCTACAGAAGTAAAAAAAGGGCATCATTCCGAAGGAGATAATGAAGGTTTATCTTCAAAAGATATCAGATTTACAACAAAAGATAATAAATTATTTGCTATCGTTCTTGATTGGCCAGAAGACGGTATTGTAACGATTGAGTCGCTTGCCAAAAATTCAGAATATGTAAAAGACTTAAAGATTACCAATGCGAAAGTGTTAGGTAGTCCCGACAAAATAAAATGGAGTCAAGAGGCTGATGGTTTAAAAGTAACAATGCCAACAGAGAAACCAGGAGACTTTGCTTATGTTATTCAATTCGATTTTTAG